A region of Pieris rapae chromosome 20, ilPieRapa1.1, whole genome shotgun sequence DNA encodes the following proteins:
- the LOC110994092 gene encoding E3 ubiquitin-protein ligase MYLIP, with amino-acid sequence MWLVSQPNSVILEVKVDNNAIGQQLLERVCEKLEIGAEADYFGLSVSSGSGPGRWLNLRNPLDPHRIPGGRLDLRVKFWVPPHLLINEQTRHIFYLHAKLDLIEGRLVVADQEVARRLIAYIAQAETGDCDPDMPPHVYEKCDKIGPQGEKAEDHVEKIIDYHCEIAGMRASQAEYRLLKEISKLESFGEELFFCKPVTQSNNAHNLYCHLLYHKQQTEEPRARDEQEIDGGATVGCLTSGQSGGGCGCRLSTCVGVGPHGIVVYRPACNGDQDIGVEKQSIPYTAIHRAQPLRRIFQLSYVTDEGNEATFHVKMTTSGQAAALYRAVTEKHAFFCCETVRSDVTEQFIRDLKGTIASIFNDSTTLGRRYVFDIRRTCREVHDRARREAHSRVEHEPRTRRRSAGGTGDTESRSRSRSGSGLACRVCMDSAIDTLFLPCRHVVCCENCAPRCNRCPLCRGEIEKLMHIFLPVEYQKSTGVIIK; translated from the exons ATGTGGTTAGTTAGCCAGCCTAATTCTGTGATTTTGGAAGTTAAGGTGGACAACAACGCTATTGGACAGCAACTATTGGAAAgg GTATGCGAGAAACTGGAAATTGGCGCAGAAGCTGACTATTTCGGCCTTAGCGTCAGCTCAGGATCAGGGCCCGGAAGATGGCTAAATCTTCGGAATCCTCTCGATCCACACCGCATCCCTGGGGGACGACTTGACTTGCGAGTCAAGTTCTGGGTGCCGCCACATCTTTTGATAAACGAACAGACGCGACACATCTTCTATCTCCATGCTAAGTTAGATCTCATTGAGGGCAGATTGGTCGTGGCAGACCAAGAAGTTGCCAGGCGACTGATCGCTTACATTGCTCAAGCTGAAACAGGAGACTGTGACCCTGATATGCCTCCACATGTTTATGAGAAGTGCGACAAAATCGGACCGCAGGGTGAAAAGGCCGAAGATCACGTGGAAAAGATTATAGATTATCATTGCGAGATAGCTGGAATGAGAGCATCCCAAGCCGAATACAGACTTCTCAAAGAAATATCGAAATTGGAATCGTTCGGAGAAGAGTTGTTCTTTTGCAAACCAGTCACGCAGAGTAACAATGCGCATAATCTGTACTGTCATCTACTATACCATAAGCAACAGACAGAGGAGCCGAGGGCGAGGGATGAGCAAGAGATAGACGGGGGAGCGACTGTAGGGTGTCTGACATCTGGGCAGAGCGGCGGCGGATGCGGGTGCCGGCTGAGCACGTGCGTAGGGGTCGGACCCCATGGCATCGTAGTCTATAGGCCGGCCTGTAATGGAGATCAAGATATTGGAGTCGAAAAGCAGAG CATCCCATACACGGCGATTCACCGCGCTCAGCCACTCAGGCGCATCTTCCAGCTATCGTACGTGACGGACGAGGGCAACGAAGCAACGTTTCACGTGAAAATGACGACGTCGGGACAGGCGGCTGCGCTGTACCGCGCTGTTACCGAGAAACACGCCTTCTTCTGCTGCGAAACTGTCCGAAGCGACGTCACTGAGCAATTCATAAGAGATTTAAAG GGTACAATAGCATCGATATTCAACGACTCGACCACGCTAGGCCGCCGGTACGTGTTCGACATCCGACGCACGTGTCGCGAAGTCCACGACAGAGCCAGACGAGAAGCTCACTCCAGGGTCGAGCACGAGCCACGCACCAGGAGACGCTCTGCCGGCGGGACTGGAGACACG GAGTCCCGCTCGCGTTCGCGAAGTGGTTCCGGGCTGGCCTGTCGCGTCTGTATGGACTCGGCGATCGATACGCTGTTTCTGCCTTGCAGACACGTCGTTTGCTGCGAAAATTGCGCTCCCAG ATGTAATCGTTGTCCACTCTGCCGTGGCGAAATAGAAAAGCTGATGCACATCTTTCTGCCAGTGGAATATCAGAAGAGTACTGGAGTTATCATTAAATGA